The genome window CTTCACTAAACATCGGTCAGATGGCAGGCGCATTGGGACAACAATCAATTCGTGGTAATAGGCTAAACAAGGGATACAGCAATCGTGCACTGCCTCACTTTAAGGAAAATGAGGACAATCCAGATGCTCACGGATTTGTAAAATCAAACTATAGGGACGGCCTATCAACAATAGAGTTCTTCTTCCACGCAATGGGTGGACGAGAGGGACTCGTAGACACTGCAGTCAGAACACAACAAAGTGGTTACATGCAGCGAAGACTCATCAACGCACTAGAACACATCAAACTAGAATACGACGGAACCGTACGAGACCCACACGGACACATCATCCAGTTCTTGTATGGTGAGGACGGAGTTGACGTCCAAAAAAGCGACCACGGTGAGGCATTTAACATTACAAGACTAATCGAATCAGAAACAATTGTTGATACTGGTAAAAAAGCAGTAAAGGACGAACAAGAAGAACTACTCAAAAAATACACCAAGACATTCAACCCAAGACTGACAAAACTAGTAGAAGAAGGAATCACTCAATCAAAATTATCAAGAGATGGAATAGAAAAAGTCCTCAAAAAATCACTTGACCTATACAACAAGGCAAAGGCAGAACCTGGACAGGCAGTCGGTATAGTCACTGCCCAGTCAATCGGTGAGCCGGGAACTCAGATGACACTTAGAACATTCCACTTTGCAGGAATCAGAGAAAGAAACGTAACCTTGGGTCTTCCAAGATTAATTGAACTGGTAGATGCAAGAAAAAAGCCAGTAACACCAACCATGGACATCTACCTTGAGGAAAAATACAAAAAATCAAGAGAGAAGGCAATCGAGGTTGCACGAAACACATTGCAAACCAAAGTATCGGCATTACTATCAACTGCAGATACCAATTATACCAATGAAATTACACTTGAGCTAAGTCCTGGTGCGCTGAACCAAAGAGGTTGCACTGTGGAAGAAGTTGAGACAGCACTGGCATCAAACAAGAAATTCAAAATTGAAACAAGCGGGAACACCCTGACACTAAATCTTGCAGAAGAAGGCGATGCACCAACTGTGATTGCTATTAGAAACAAGGTCTTGAATACAATAGTAAAAGGAGTTCCAGACATCACTAGAGTTACAGTTGCACAAAAGGACGACGAGTGGGTCATCCAAACAACAGGATCTAACTTGCCAAAAGTACTTGAAATTGATGGAATTGACAAAAGAAATGTTAGAACAAACAATGTCTTTGAAATTGCAGCAACACTTGGAATCGAGGCTGCAAGAAACGCAATGATTAACGAATTATCCTCCACTCTGGAAGACCAAGGACTGGAAGTCGATGCAAGGTACATCATGTTGGTATCTGATATGATGTGCTCACGTGGATACTTGCAACAAATAGGAAGACACGGAATTGCAGGAACCAAAGACAGCGTCTTGGCAAGAGCCGCATTCGAAATCACAGTCCCAACTATAGCAGACGCGGCATTGACTGGCGAAGTCGAGAACCTCAAGGGAGTAACGGAGAACGTAATTGTTGGAAGCAACATCCCAGTCGGTTCTGGTACGGTTGACCTCTTCATGCAGGTCTCCAAAAACTAGTCCTTCAAAATATCGCCTTTAACTTCTGCAATCTTTCATTCAGTCTGACATTTGGGATCATCGGAACAAATCCTTCTAAACTGATAAATCCGATACTGGTGAAAATTCTATTATGGTAACAAGTCAACTGCTGTTTTTAGTTACATGCACTAGCCTGTTCACCAGCGTGTCTTTTGCAGAAAATACTCCTGACTATTACAAACCGTATGCACCAATATACACTGACAAGCAAGTGTACACTTGGACTGACAAAGTTCACATAACGATTGTTTCTCCAGCTTGGAATGAAAACATACATGCCATTGACTCAATTGGGGATGATAGAGATCATCAGGTCAAAATATCTACTGCGAGTAATTCTCTCGGGCCGTATCGACTCACAGAAACATCGCCAAACAGCGGAACTTTTGTAGGGGAGGTGACGCTAACTGGATTTTCACATGATGTGGATGGTGATGGAGTATCTGATACCACTCCTCGAACATCCGGCAATGGCCCAACAAGCGGATTGCTTGAAGCAAAGCGCGATGACGGCATTACAATATCGTTTGAATTTGCAGACGGCGTGGTACTAACAAAATCTGTAAAAATCAGCTGGAATGTCGGAGAAATTGCGTTTTCTAATCCAAGATATCTTCCAGAAGAACAAATCAAAATTCAAGTAAATGATCCTGACATGAACCTCAATCCTGAAAATTTAGATCAAGTCCAAATCACAGTATCGACAGAGTCTGACTCTGCCGGAATCTCCGTCATTGCAGTTGAAACGCAGGACGACTCTGGCGTTTTTGAGTCTACAATTTCTTTAACACAGACCGGTGAGTCAAGCGGCAACAGAATACGCGCATTTCCAGGAGAACTCATCACTGCAAAATATGAGGACAGGACACTACCTCTACCATATGGCATATCTGATGATCTTGACATAATTGCCACCTCATCTATCGGCTCAGACATCCCAGATATACAACGAGTATCAATTGAGGATCTTTACGTTGCAGATTCGACTGGAAAACAAATAAGCGAATTGACAAAGAATAATCAAATTCAAATCGTAAGCCACATACGAAATAACCAAGATTACTCACAACCGTTCACATCTATTGTACAGATCGTGGATGAGCAAAATAGCATAGTTTCGCTTTCATGGATAGTAGGCAAACTATCGGATCTTCAGAATTTTGAGTTATCGCAATCCTGGATACCAACGGAAAGCGGCAAGTATAGGATCGAGACGTTTGTCTGGAAGTCATTAAATGATCCTTCCCCACTTGCACCAAGCTATGCAGAGTCATTTTCTGTAAAATGAATATTCAAAACACGTATTCATGCCCATTTGCAACTAGTATATTTTTTATAATGATATATGACTGTCTGTTTAATGACTAAAACAACACTTTCAGCCTTGTTTACTGTCGCAATTCTTTTGTCAGCAGCATTTGTAGCTTCATCTGGTATGGTGGAACAAGCATATGCTGTCAAGTCACAAAGTACAACGCCTCAAAAATTATTTGGACAGAAAACAACAAGCAAAGTCTGTGGCGAACAGCTGTGCCATGATGCAGATACCTCTGTAAAAACAGAGCGAACCAAGACCATGATGGAACTAAAAACAAAATCAATACCAGTAAAAGAATACAAAACAAAATCAATACCCGTGAAAGAATCCAAAACAAAAATGATGGGTTCTGATAAGATGATGGGCTCTAACAAAATGATGGGTTATGCAAAAATGCATCAGTCTGCAGTCGTCACAAAAACAATGCAGTCAATTCAGGATCCTGCAGCGGGTCATGAATCGCACCAGCTTGCAGTTATTCTGCCCCCAAGTAACAAGATCTACAAAGGCACACTTACTTATGCAGCATCCGAACCAGTCCAGCTTGTAGCCCTACATGGACCACTAGCTGAAGGCGAGGCTACCGGTCAACCAATCTGGTCACCAGATGGAAAAACCAAGTTTGCATTGACATTTGTTGACACACAACAAGCTTCAGGAACATGGAACTTTGCAGGAAACGCACTTGCAGTCCACACAAAGAACCCAGAACCGTTCACTGTCAGCTACACGGTCAGCTATATGGAAAAGCAAAAGTCTGACACTGTAAAATCCGGAACAATGCAATCAATTCAGGATCCTGCAGCGGGTCATGAATCGCACCAGCTTGCAGTTATCTTGCCTCCAAGTGACAAACCATATGCTGGCATGATAACTTATGCAGCATCCGAACCAGTCCAGCTTGTAGCCCTACATGGACCACTAGCTGAAGGCGAGGCTACCGGTCAACCAATCTGGTCACCAGATGGAAAAACCAAGTTTGCATTGACATTTGTTGACACACAACAAGCTTCAGGAACATGGAACTTTGCAGGAAACGCACTTGCAGTCCACACAAAGAACCCAGAACCGTTCACTGTCAGCTACACAGTTGTAGCAGGTCAATAAGTTCTCTTTATTTTTATATTATTTTTTTTATTTTGAAATTAATTGGTCATTTGTTCGATTTTTCAAGTGATAAATCTATAAAGGAGCAATTTTGGATCGACATTACGCAGTGAAATATGAGCAAATTACTTGAGAAAGCACTAAAGGACGCACTATCTGAGAACAAATGTGTATTGGGTACGAAGCAGGTAGTACAGACAATTAAAAACGCAAAACTCGTGATAGTGTCAAGATCTGTTTCGGAAGGTTCATTAGAAAAAATCCAAGATTCTGCCAAAAGTCAAAAAGTTGCTACGTTACCATTTGATGGTTCATCTGTTGCACTTGGCAGACTATGCGGATTACAATTTAGAGTTTCAGCAGCATCATTGACTTCAATTCCAGAGGCAAACATCAAAGCAATAATCAAAGAATCAGAAAAACAATGATCAACAAAATTTTTTCAAACAACACTCAAAGTTTAAATGAGACTCTCAGAGCTTCGAGATAATTAGCAAACATGCCACAAACAATCAAACTTACAACCGATCAAATGCGTTTAATCTCGCTTTTCCAAAATGTAACAGGTGCATCAGCACGTGATTGCGTAGAAGATGAAAAACAAAATCGAGTCATCTTTGTAGTCAGCGAAGGAAAGATGGGGCTTGCAATTGGCAAGGGCGGCTCACACATTAGAAATCTTCAAAACATTGTCAAAAAAAGTGTCGAGCTTGTTGAATATTCAGATGATCCTGTTGAATTTTTGAAAAATATGCTAAATCCAAAACTTGTTACCGAAGTAAAATTAAACAAAAGACTCGACGGAACAACTCAGGCAATAGTCCTAGTTGATCCTAAAAAGAAGGGGATTGTAGTGGGGCGAGAAGGACGCAATGCCGAAAAGGCACGCTTGCTTGCAAAAAGGTATTTTGAAATTACAAGCGTTTTAATTAACAGTCCTGATAAAATGATGGAGTGATAGTATGGCAAAGTCTCCACTCGGTTTATTTGCAGGTCGCGTACTAAAAGCAAAAAGAAAAAGACAGCGATGGTCTATAGGCGTATATAAGAGAAGAACTCTTGGCCTTGACAGAAAATCAAACCCTCTTGGAGGCTCGCCGCAGGCAAGAGGTATAGTTTTAGAAAAAGTAGGCGTTGAGGCAAAGCAGCCAAACTCTGCTGTGAGAAAATGTGTTAGAGTACAACTAATCAAAAACGGAAAAACAGTTACCGCATTTTTGCCCCGAGACGGAGCAATGAACTTTATTGACGAACACGACGAAGTTCACCTAGAAGGAATGGGTGCAACTCAAGGTGGTGCAATGGGAGATATTCCTGGAGTTAGATTCAAGGTATTCAAAGTAAATGGAACTTCCCTAAGAGAACTAGTCCGAGGAAGAAAAGAAAAACCAAGGAGATAGACATGACAGACGCGCCAAATCTTTTGTTATTTAGGAAATGGGATCTTACTGGTATAGAAATAAAGGATCCTGGACTTAAAACCACAATCTCACTTAAAAAATCAGTAATGCCGT of Candidatus Nitrosotenuis sp. DW1 contains these proteins:
- a CDS encoding ribosomal L7Ae/L30e/S12e/Gadd45 family protein, whose product is MSKLLEKALKDALSENKCVLGTKQVVQTIKNAKLVIVSRSVSEGSLEKIQDSAKSQKVATLPFDGSSVALGRLCGLQFRVSAASLTSIPEANIKAIIKESEKQ
- a CDS encoding 30S ribosomal protein S12, yielding MAKSPLGLFAGRVLKAKRKRQRWSIGVYKRRTLGLDRKSNPLGGSPQARGIVLEKVGVEAKQPNSAVRKCVRVQLIKNGKTVTAFLPRDGAMNFIDEHDEVHLEGMGATQGGAMGDIPGVRFKVFKVNGTSLRELVRGRKEKPRR
- a CDS encoding NusA-like transcription termination signal-binding factor, giving the protein MPQTIKLTTDQMRLISLFQNVTGASARDCVEDEKQNRVIFVVSEGKMGLAIGKGGSHIRNLQNIVKKSVELVEYSDDPVEFLKNMLNPKLVTEVKLNKRLDGTTQAIVLVDPKKKGIVVGREGRNAEKARLLAKRYFEITSVLINSPDKMME